From Novosphingobium resinovorum, the proteins below share one genomic window:
- the ettA gene encoding energy-dependent translational throttle protein EttA codes for MAAQYAYVMKGMTKTFPGAQKPVLSDISLQFYQGAKIGIVGPNGAGKSTLIKIMAGIDTDFTGEAWPGENITVGYLEQEPELDPTKTVLENVKDGARETADLVDRFNEISNIMGDPPEDVDFDALMEEMGDLQGKIDAVDGWTLDNQLEIAMEALRCPPSDWPVNSLSGGEKRRVALTRLLIQKPSILLLDEPTNHLDAESVEWLENHLKEYAGAVLMITHDRYFLDNVVNWILELDRGKYFPYEGNYSTYLEKKSKRMEQEDREESGRAKALKEELEWIRQTPAARQTKSKARIRKFEQLQEAQSGRRPGKAQIVIQVPERLGGKVIEVNNISKAYGDKLLFENLSFILPPGGIVGVIGPNGAGKSTLFKLITGKETPDEGTIEMGSTVHLGFVDQSRDHLDPKKNVWEEISDGLDYMKVNGHDTSTRAYVGAFNFKGADQQKNVGKLSGGERNRVHMAKMLKEGGNVLLLDEPTNDLDVETLGALEEAIENFAGCAVVISHDRFFLDRLATHILAFEGNSHVEWFEGNFAAYEEDKRRRLGDAADRPTALAYKKLTR; via the coding sequence ATGGCCGCCCAATACGCCTATGTCATGAAGGGCATGACCAAGACCTTCCCCGGTGCCCAGAAGCCGGTGCTCAGCGACATCTCGCTGCAGTTCTACCAGGGCGCCAAGATCGGCATCGTCGGCCCGAACGGCGCCGGTAAGTCCACCCTGATCAAGATCATGGCCGGCATCGACACCGACTTCACCGGCGAAGCCTGGCCTGGTGAGAACATCACCGTCGGCTATCTCGAGCAGGAGCCGGAACTCGATCCGACCAAGACCGTCCTCGAAAACGTCAAGGACGGCGCGCGCGAGACCGCCGATCTGGTCGACCGCTTTAACGAGATTTCCAACATCATGGGCGATCCGCCGGAGGACGTCGATTTCGACGCGCTCATGGAGGAAATGGGCGACCTGCAGGGCAAGATCGACGCGGTCGACGGCTGGACGCTCGACAACCAGCTCGAAATCGCGATGGAGGCCCTCCGCTGCCCGCCGAGCGACTGGCCGGTGAACAGCCTGTCGGGCGGTGAAAAGCGCCGCGTCGCGCTGACCCGCCTGCTGATCCAGAAGCCCTCGATCCTGCTGCTCGACGAACCGACCAACCACCTCGACGCCGAATCCGTCGAATGGCTGGAAAACCACCTGAAGGAATACGCGGGCGCGGTCCTGATGATCACCCACGATCGCTACTTCCTCGACAACGTTGTGAACTGGATCCTCGAACTCGATCGCGGCAAGTACTTCCCCTATGAGGGCAACTACTCGACCTACCTCGAGAAGAAGTCCAAGCGCATGGAGCAGGAGGACCGCGAGGAATCCGGCCGCGCCAAGGCGCTCAAGGAAGAACTCGAGTGGATCCGGCAGACCCCGGCCGCGCGCCAGACCAAGTCCAAAGCGCGTATCCGCAAGTTCGAGCAGTTGCAGGAAGCGCAGTCGGGCCGCCGTCCCGGCAAGGCCCAGATCGTCATCCAGGTGCCCGAGCGCCTCGGCGGCAAGGTCATCGAGGTCAACAACATCTCGAAGGCCTACGGCGACAAGCTATTGTTCGAGAACCTGTCGTTCATCCTGCCGCCGGGCGGCATCGTCGGCGTCATCGGCCCGAACGGCGCGGGCAAGTCCACGCTGTTCAAGCTGATCACCGGCAAGGAAACGCCGGACGAAGGCACCATCGAGATGGGCTCGACCGTCCACCTCGGCTTCGTCGACCAGAGCCGCGACCACCTCGACCCCAAGAAGAACGTCTGGGAGGAAATCTCCGACGGGCTCGACTACATGAAGGTCAACGGTCACGACACCTCGACCCGCGCCTACGTGGGTGCGTTCAACTTCAAGGGCGCCGACCAGCAGAAGAACGTCGGCAAGCTGTCGGGTGGTGAGCGCAACCGCGTCCACATGGCCAAGATGCTCAAGGAGGGTGGCAACGTCCTCTTGCTCGACGAACCGACCAACGACCTCGACGTGGAAACGCTGGGCGCGCTGGAAGAGGCGATCGAGAACTTCGCGGGCTGCGCCGTGGTCATCAGCCACGACCGCTTCTTCCTCGACCGTCTCGCAACCCACATCCTCGCATTCGAGGGCAACAGCCACGTCGAATGGTTCGAGGGCAACTTCGCCGCTTACGAAGAGGACAAGCGCCGCCGTCTGGGTGATGCCGCCGACCGTCCGACCGCGCTGGCGTATAAAAAGCTGACGCGCTGA